In Roseibium algicola, the DNA window AATCGACCGGTTCGGAAACGGTTCCAGAAGATCATGCAGAGCACTGTAGAGCCAGGTCTTGCGGCAGAAGACGTTTGAAAGGCCAAGGATATCCTTGCCGTCAAGCTTCGGACCGGTGTTGAAGACCGCCCCTGCCTTTACTTTGCCGTTCGTGATGATGGCGGCGAAATCGATGGTTTTGCGTTCCAGCAGTCTGGACGGGAAAACGGCATGGAGGCTTTCGTTCTCGTTCCAGCCGGCCAGCCACTTCTTCAGGCTTTCCGATGTCGCCACCTTGTGCCAATCGGAGCTGATCGAGGCACGTTTGGCACTTGGCGGCGGACGAAACAGCCAGGTACCGCTAAAAAGCCTCTGAAAGCCGTAAGGTGCCAGATCCAGACTGTCGAAACTGTCCTTTACCCCGGCCCCCTTCGGCAAATCGGGCAGCGCGGCATAAAAATCAGCTCCCTGCTTCGGCGACAGGGTGACAATGTTCGGATAGAGCGGCAGGGCCTTGTCCCGAGCGCACCAGAACCCTGCATGAAATTCGGTTTTCGCACCTGCGGTTTTCAGGACCGCATCGCACCAGAGCGCATTGTTATGCGCGCAGGCATCCTGTCTGCCAGCGATCATTCGGCCATCAACATCGAAGATTTAAGCGTTCAGCCCACCCTTTTGGACGATGAAGTCTACCACGGATTCGACGCCCTCTCCCGCCTTTGTATTGGCGAAAACAAAGGGTCGTTCCTTGCGCATCTTCTTTGCATCCCGGTCCATGACCTCCAGATTGACGCCGACATAGGGCGCAAGGTCTGTCTTGTTGATGATCAGGAGATCGGAGCGCGTGATGCCCGGCCCGCCCTTGCGCGGAATTTCCTCGCCGGCGGCAACATCGATCACGTAGATCGTCAGGTCGGCGAGCTCTGGCGAGAAGGTTGCGGCCAGGTTGTCACCGCCGGATTCGATCAGGATCAGGTCGAGATCCGGGATGCTTTTGGTCAGGTCCGCCACGGCTGCCAGATTGATGGAGGCGTCTTCACGGATTGCCGTATGTGGGCAGCCGCCGGTCTCGACACCGCGAATGCGGTCACGGGTCAAGGCCTGCGAGCGCATCAGGGCTTCGGCGTCCTCGCTTGTGTAGATGTCATTGGTGATGACGGCGAGCGAGTAGCGGTCGCGCATGGCCTTGCACAGCTTGTCGGTCAGCGTGGTCTTGCCGGAACCGACGGGACCGCCGATGCCGACGCGCAAGGGACCATTTTGGGAAGTCATGAACGGAACAACCTCGAATACTGGGTTTCATGTGCCATGGAGGCGATATCTGCAAGGAAGGTGGAGGTGCCGAGATCGTCAAGACCTGCCGCCTCGGCCTCTTCTGCAATTTCGAAGATCACCGGTTCCAGACCAGCCAGCACCTTCTGGCCGTCGCTCTGGCCAAGCGGCACCACCCGCACGGCGACGGAAATCAGATTGGCCGCGAAAGCATGCAGGAAACAGTGAAGCGCGGCATCCACCGGCAAGCCGTGAGCCGCAGCTGCAAGTCCCAGCACTACCGGGTAAGGCCAGGAGGTGTTTTCCTCGCCCGCGAATTCGTGAAACAGGCGTGCGGCCTCGGTGCCCGCTTTCGGCAACCAGCTGTTGCACACGGCTCTGAAAAAGGCGCTGCCCTGGGCACTGGATTCCAGATGCCGCTCCCTGGAGGGTTGCAGGGCCAGCCCCAGGTCACGCAGCTCGTCAACGGTCGCTCGATCTCCCGCAAGAGCGGCCCGGTAGGTTTCCTTCAGCAGGATGGCGTCGCTTCGTCCAGCGCCGAAGCGGAGGATTTCACGCAGCCAGACGCCAAGTTCCGCCGCACTTGCCACCCCGCCCTGCTCGATCACCTGTTCCAGCCCGTGGCTGTAAGTAAAGGCGCCGATCGGAAAGGCCGGTGAGAGAAAGGCCTGCAGCCGGTAGAGCGCCTGCGGTGACAGGGGGAGCCGGGGTGACACTGGCTCAGTCATGGGAATGTCCGGAACCGTGGTCGTGGCCGTGATCGTGGCTATGGTCATGGCTGTGCCCATGCGAATGCCCGTGTCCATGATCATGCCCGTGGGTGCGGCCATGGCCGTAGGCGCCGCCTTCCGGATCGAAGGGGGCAGACAGTTCGGTCAGGCGGCCACCGAGCCTTTCCACCATGTCTTCAATCACGTGGTCCCGCCGGATCCGCAGGGTGTTGCCCATGAGCTGCGTCGGCAGGTGCCGGTTGCCCAGGTGCCAGGCGATCTTCACCAGGTGGGCGGTGTCGTCGGCGTGAATTTCGACCACTTCCTCAGGTTCTGCGAGAACTTCGACGATCCGACCGTCTTCAAGTTCCAGCCCGTCGCCATGGCGCAAATGGATCGCCATCGGTTCATCCAGCAGGAAGGTCAACCCGGCTGCGCCGGTCAGGACTGCCCTGCGGCGATACCGGTCTTCCCGGTCAAGCGTGACCCGGTCGGTGACATCGCCGGTCCAAGTTTCGGCCTTGTGGATTTTCGCGACGCGGATCATGCGGCTTCCATAACCTTTGCCATCATGGCCTGGAAAGCGGGACGCTCCCTGAGGCGTTTGAAATAATCGTAGACCGGACCTTCTTTGGGCAGGTCGAACTTGGCGGCCAGTGCCCAGCCGGAGCAGTGCCCGACGATGATGTCGGCAATGGTGAAGGTTTCGCCCATGGCATAGGGGCCGTCACCGATCAGCGTTTCCAGCGTTTTCAGGCCTTGCTCGAATTCGCGCCGGCAGACGTCCTTGACCGCCGGAACACGGACATTTTCGGGATGGATGAAGGTGTTCTTCGCAGCGGTCCAGAGCGCGCCTTCCAGCACATCGACACCGAACTGGGTGATGCTGTCCTGACGGGCGCGATCAAGAGTTCCGGCGGGAAAGGTAAACCGGCCGTGCTTGTCGGCCAGATAGGTACAGATTGCGACGGAATCGGTGATGGCGGCGTCACCGTCGACCAGCACGGGCACCTTGCCGCTTGGATTGAGCGCCTTGACGGTATCCGACTGCGGCAGAGCCGGGTCAACCTCGTAGGGTTCGCCCAGTTCCTCAAGCAGCCACATTACCCGCATGGCGCGGGTCCGCGGAAATCCGACGATCTTATACATGCCCTTCCTCTCCCGAACGCGTTCTTGCGGAGCTTAGAACAGGAAGTAGCGCTGGGCCATCGGCAACACTTCGGCAGGTTCGCAGGTCAGCAGTTCGCCGTCGGCGCGCACCTCGTAGGTTTCCGGATGCACTTCGATCTTTGGCATCATGTTGTTGTGAATCATCGACTTTTTGGAGATTCCACCACGGGTGTTCTTGACCGGAAGCACCAGGCTGTCGAGACCGGCCTTGTGCTTGACGCCGGTGTCATAGGCCGCCTGGGACACGAAGGTGACACGGCTGTGCGTCAGCATCTTGCCGTAGGAGGCGAACATCGGCCGGTAATGCACCGGCTGCGGTGTCGGGATGGACCCGTTCGGATCGCCCATCGGAGCGGTCGCGATGGAGCCGAGCTTCAGCACCAGCGCCGGCTTGATGCCGAAAAATTTCGGATCCCAGAGCACGAGGTCGGCCAGCTTGCCAACCTCAACCGAGCCGATGTACTCGTCCAGGCCATGAGCGATGGCCGGGTTGATGGTGGTCTTGGCCATGTAGCGCTTGACCCGGAAATTGTCGTTCTCGCCGGTTTCATCCGAGAGGCGGCCGCGTTGCACCTTCATCTTGTGCGCGGTCTGCATGGTGCGGATGATGATTTCGCCGACGCGGCCCATGGCCTGGCTGTCGGAGGAGATGATCGAGAACGCACCCATGTCATGAAGAATGTCTTCCGCCGCAATGGTTTCCTTGCGGATGCGGCTTTCGGCAAAAGCAACGTCCTCCGGAATGTCCTTGTGCAGGTGGTGACAGACCATGAGCATGTCGAGATGCTCTTCCAGCGTGTTGACCGTGTAAGGCCGTGTCGGGTTGGTGGACGACGGAATGACGTTGGGTTCGCCAACCACCTTGATGATGTCCGGTGCGTGGCCGCCGCCGGCGCCTTCGGTGTGGAAGGCGTGGATGGTGCGGTTCTTGAACGCAGCGGTGGTGTTCTCGACAAAACCGGACTCGTTCAAGGTGTCGGTGTGGATCATCACCTGGACGTCGTATTCATCGGCCACCGACAGGCAGTTGTCGATGGTCGCCGGTGTGGAGCCCCAGTCTTCGTGGATCTTGAGGGCTGCGGCCCCCGCCATCACCTGCTCTTCCAGCGCGGCAGGCAGGGAGGCGTTGCCCTTGCCGGCGAAGATGAGGTTCATCGGGAAGCTGTCGGCAGCCTGAAGCATCCGGGTGATGTGCCACGGGCCGGGCGTACAGGTGGTCGCGTTGGTGCCCGTTGCCGGACCGGTGCCACCGCCGATCATGGTGGTCACGCCGGAGCACAGGGCTTCATCGATCTGCTGCGGGCAGATGTAGTGGATATGAGCATCGATCGAACCTGCGGTGAGGATCTTGCCCTCCCCGGCGATCGCTTCCGTGCCGGGACCGACGATGATGTCGACACCGTTCTGGACATCCGGGTTGCCGGCCTTGCCGATGCCGACGATCCGGCCGTCCTTCAGCCCGACATCGGCCTTGACGATACCCCAGTGGTCGATGATCAGCACATTGGTGATGACCGTGTCGACAGCACCGGCGGAACGGGGAGCCTGGGACTGACCCATGCCGTCACGGATAACCTTGCCGCCACCGAACTTCACCTCGTCGCCATAGGTGGTGAAATCCTTTTCCACCTCGATGATGAGATCGGTATCCGCAAGGCGCAGCCTGTCGCCGGTTGTCGGTCCGAACATGTCCGCATAAGCGGCGCGGGGCATCTTGTAGGCCATATCTAGTCTCCAATCGGCGATCAGAAATCGGTGTGTTTAATTCGCGTAGTCCTCAACCGTCGCATCCAGATCCTCTGTGCGTTTCATGGTGAGGACGATCAGGCAGTTCCGGTACAGTTCGTTGCCGCGTGTGCCGCCCTTGAAGGGGAAGCTGTAGGCGGTGCAATCCTTGTCGGCGTAGGTTTTCCAGGCGGCCTGGGCATCGTCGAGGCTGGCGGGGGCGCCCTTCAGCTCCTCCGGCAATTCCGCATCGATCTCGACCAGCCTAGTTCGCAGCCGGTCAAAGGCTTCCTTCATGCGCGTGTCAGCGTCTTCCAGGGCCTTGTCGGCACAAAAGCTGCGTTCGGCTTCGGTCAGCGGATAGCCGCAGTCGATGTTGTCGTTGACCTTCTCTTCCTCAGCAATCGCTGTGCCGGCGGTGGCCAGAAACAGGGCTAAAGCAGGAAGGGTCACACCGCGCACAGGCATCAATTCCCCAGACCTTCACTGAGCTGTCTCAACTCGTCGATGCGGTTGCGGGTCAGATCTGCGCGGCAGCCGTAGACGAGCATGGGTTCCATGGTTCCGCCGCGGGCCAGAAAGCCGTAGGCGTCGCAGGCCTTGTCGCGATAGGGGATCCAGGCACGCTGGGCTTCGCGCAATGTTTCGACCGCCCCCTTCAGCCCTTCCGGCAAATAAGCGTCGGTCTCGGTCATCTTTTCCATTGCGGATCTGTAGACCGCGTTCAGCTCCGCATCCGCCTTCAGCCAGTCGATGTTGGCACACTGGGTCATCTCCGACTGCGTCATGGCATTTTCGCAGTTGGGTGTTTCCTGCGCGGCGACAGGTCCGGCGAGCAGAAGACCGAGCCCGATCAGCGAAAACGAAAGAGATGATGCGGATCTGATCACAATTCGCCCATGACCTTCTGGTTGAAGCCGTAGACCGTGCGGCTGCCGCGATAAGGCACCAGTGTCACGGATCTGGACTGGCCGGGTTCGAAGCGCACGGCTGTGCCTGCCGGAATATCCAGGCGCATGCCGCGGGTCTTTTCCCGGTCGAAAGACAGGCCTTCATTGGTTTCGAAGAAGTGATAGTGGCTGCCGACCTGGATCGGCCGATCACCCGTGTTGGCGACTTCCACCGTCACGGTCTCAAGGCCTGTGTTCAGTTCGATCTCGCCTTCGGCGGGAAACAGTTCTCCGGGGATCATGCGCGTCTCCTTGGAAATTGCGGTCAGCGGATCGGTTCGTGCACGGTCACGAGCTTGGTGCCGTCAGGAAAGGTGGCCTCGACCTGAACATCGTGAATCATCTCGGACACGCCTTCCATCACCTGGTCGCGTGTCAGTACCTTGGCGCCCGCGGACATCAGGTCGGCAACGGTGCGCCCGTCACGGGCCCCCTCGACAACGAAATCGGTGATCAGGGCGACGGCTTCCGGATGGTTCAGCTTCACGCCCCGTTCCAGGCGGCGGCGGGCGACCATCGCGGCCATGGAAATGAGCAACTTGTCCTTTTCGCGGGGCGTCAGGTTCATGAAAGAAAGTCCTCCAAATCAGCAATACCAGACGCGCGGCAGCGCCGTCATTCGGTATCCGGTGAGAAACGACATCAGGGCCGTGCGCAAGCCGCGGCCATCATTGGACACAAACCGGGTTATCAGCAAGCCGTTCCAGGCGCTGGCGGCCGCCTGGGCGGTTCCATCCGGCAATGTTTCGATCAGCTCTCTTGCCCTGGCGAGCCTGTCTTCGGCATCGGCGGAGCAATCGACAAAGGTTGCGGCGGCCAGGGCGCCGGCGGCCGTAGCCGGGCCGGTCAGCGCGTCGGCCGGGTCGCCATCCAGCCGGATGTCGTCGGCAAACACCAGCTTCCCGTCCCGGCGGATGCGCCAGCTGTCGCGGTAGAATACGGACTTGACCTGCTCGCCCATCGCCTTTCGGCCAAGGACGAAGGATTCGACCATCATCAGCCTTGCGTCACCTTCCAGGTCCGCCTGCAGCGTGCGGCGAAGGCGCGAGGCGTTGAAAAGGATGGTTTCCTGGGGCAGCCATTCCAGGGTCGCACCGGGACCGACCGTGAAATGGCCGCTCACCTGGGCGGTGCCGCCCGGGCTGCGGTAGGCACGTTCGGCCGTCTGGCTGGTCACAATTACGTGTACACCGGCGTCAGCGCCGACTTCATAGTCGAGCTGGTCACCTCCGGTGAGACCGCCGGCGGTGTTGATGAGAACGGCTGTTGCAGGGGTATCATAGACCTTCGGCAGGCGAACCTTGGCCGACCCGCTCTGATACAGATCGGTCAGACGGGTTTTGCCATCCGG includes these proteins:
- the ureG gene encoding urease accessory protein UreG, with amino-acid sequence MTSQNGPLRVGIGGPVGSGKTTLTDKLCKAMRDRYSLAVITNDIYTSEDAEALMRSQALTRDRIRGVETGGCPHTAIREDASINLAAVADLTKSIPDLDLILIESGGDNLAATFSPELADLTIYVIDVAAGEEIPRKGGPGITRSDLLIINKTDLAPYVGVNLEVMDRDAKKMRKERPFVFANTKAGEGVESVVDFIVQKGGLNA
- a CDS encoding urease accessory protein UreF translates to MAAPTGMIMDTGIRMGTAMTIATITATTTVPDIPMTEPVSPRLPLSPQALYRLQAFLSPAFPIGAFTYSHGLEQVIEQGGVASAAELGVWLREILRFGAGRSDAILLKETYRAALAGDRATVDELRDLGLALQPSRERHLESSAQGSAFFRAVCNSWLPKAGTEAARLFHEFAGEENTSWPYPVVLGLAAAAHGLPVDAALHCFLHAFAANLISVAVRVVPLGQSDGQKVLAGLEPVIFEIAEEAEAAGLDDLGTSTFLADIASMAHETQYSRLFRS
- a CDS encoding urease accessory protein UreE; translated protein: MIRVAKIHKAETWTGDVTDRVTLDREDRYRRRAVLTGAAGLTFLLDEPMAIHLRHGDGLELEDGRIVEVLAEPEEVVEIHADDTAHLVKIAWHLGNRHLPTQLMGNTLRIRRDHVIEDMVERLGGRLTELSAPFDPEGGAYGHGRTHGHDHGHGHSHGHSHDHSHDHGHDHGSGHSHD
- a CDS encoding glutathione S-transferase family protein; translated protein: MYKIVGFPRTRAMRVMWLLEELGEPYEVDPALPQSDTVKALNPSGKVPVLVDGDAAITDSVAICTYLADKHGRFTFPAGTLDRARQDSITQFGVDVLEGALWTAAKNTFIHPENVRVPAVKDVCRREFEQGLKTLETLIGDGPYAMGETFTIADIIVGHCSGWALAAKFDLPKEGPVYDYFKRLRERPAFQAMMAKVMEAA
- the ureC gene encoding urease subunit alpha, whose protein sequence is MAYKMPRAAYADMFGPTTGDRLRLADTDLIIEVEKDFTTYGDEVKFGGGKVIRDGMGQSQAPRSAGAVDTVITNVLIIDHWGIVKADVGLKDGRIVGIGKAGNPDVQNGVDIIVGPGTEAIAGEGKILTAGSIDAHIHYICPQQIDEALCSGVTTMIGGGTGPATGTNATTCTPGPWHITRMLQAADSFPMNLIFAGKGNASLPAALEEQVMAGAAALKIHEDWGSTPATIDNCLSVADEYDVQVMIHTDTLNESGFVENTTAAFKNRTIHAFHTEGAGGGHAPDIIKVVGEPNVIPSSTNPTRPYTVNTLEEHLDMLMVCHHLHKDIPEDVAFAESRIRKETIAAEDILHDMGAFSIISSDSQAMGRVGEIIIRTMQTAHKMKVQRGRLSDETGENDNFRVKRYMAKTTINPAIAHGLDEYIGSVEVGKLADLVLWDPKFFGIKPALVLKLGSIATAPMGDPNGSIPTPQPVHYRPMFASYGKMLTHSRVTFVSQAAYDTGVKHKAGLDSLVLPVKNTRGGISKKSMIHNNMMPKIEVHPETYEVRADGELLTCEPAEVLPMAQRYFLF
- a CDS encoding lysozyme inhibitor LprI family protein gives rise to the protein MPVRGVTLPALALFLATAGTAIAEEEKVNDNIDCGYPLTEAERSFCADKALEDADTRMKEAFDRLRTRLVEIDAELPEELKGAPASLDDAQAAWKTYADKDCTAYSFPFKGGTRGNELYRNCLIVLTMKRTEDLDATVEDYAN
- a CDS encoding lysozyme inhibitor LprI family protein, giving the protein MIRSASSLSFSLIGLGLLLAGPVAAQETPNCENAMTQSEMTQCANIDWLKADAELNAVYRSAMEKMTETDAYLPEGLKGAVETLREAQRAWIPYRDKACDAYGFLARGGTMEPMLVYGCRADLTRNRIDELRQLSEGLGN
- a CDS encoding urease subunit beta, coding for MIPGELFPAEGEIELNTGLETVTVEVANTGDRPIQVGSHYHFFETNEGLSFDREKTRGMRLDIPAGTAVRFEPGQSRSVTLVPYRGSRTVYGFNQKVMGEL
- a CDS encoding urease subunit gamma: MNLTPREKDKLLISMAAMVARRRLERGVKLNHPEAVALITDFVVEGARDGRTVADLMSAGAKVLTRDQVMEGVSEMIHDVQVEATFPDGTKLVTVHEPIR
- a CDS encoding urease accessory protein UreD; the encoded protein is MYDAGLASETGGKAVVLQRVKGIGKVRFSAPDGKTRLTDLYQSGSAKVRLPKVYDTPATAVLINTAGGLTGGDQLDYEVGADAGVHVIVTSQTAERAYRSPGGTAQVSGHFTVGPGATLEWLPQETILFNASRLRRTLQADLEGDARLMMVESFVLGRKAMGEQVKSVFYRDSWRIRRDGKLVFADDIRLDGDPADALTGPATAAGALAAATFVDCSADAEDRLARARELIETLPDGTAQAAASAWNGLLITRFVSNDGRGLRTALMSFLTGYRMTALPRVWYC